The following proteins are co-located in the Flavobacteriales bacterium genome:
- the serS gene encoding serine--tRNA ligase, giving the protein MLELQRIREQKDEIIKAFNIRNIDVSSLLNEVVELDEARRKTQGLLDSTLAESNQLAKSIGLLFREGKQAEANELKAKTGTLKDQSKELKEEEAKIQDRINEILYQIPNVPNPIVPKGNTDEDNEVVMTAGTVPELGEHNLPHWELAKKYNLIDFELGVKISGAGFPVYNGKGARLQRALINFFIDEAQKAGYEEVIPPLLVNEASGFGTGQLPDKEGQMYHDATDNLFLIPTAEVPITNIFRDVILEAKDFPIKKTGYTPCFRREAGSYGKDVRGLNRLHQFDKVEIVQVAHPSQSYQLLDNMVDHVKSLLDQLELPYRVLRLCGGDLGFTSALTYDLEVFSAAQERWLEVSSVSNFETFQANRLKLRFREDGGKPQLAHTLNGSALALPRIVAALLENNQTAEGIRIPKALVPYTGFEMI; this is encoded by the coding sequence ATGTTAGAACTTCAACGAATTAGAGAGCAGAAAGACGAGATTATAAAAGCATTTAATATTAGAAACATTGATGTTTCATCGTTATTAAATGAGGTCGTTGAATTAGATGAAGCAAGAAGAAAAACTCAAGGATTATTAGATAGCACCTTAGCTGAAAGTAATCAATTAGCGAAATCAATTGGACTTCTTTTTAGAGAGGGCAAACAAGCTGAAGCTAATGAGTTAAAAGCTAAAACTGGTACCCTTAAGGACCAATCGAAAGAACTAAAGGAAGAGGAAGCAAAAATTCAAGATAGAATTAATGAAATTCTATATCAGATCCCTAATGTACCTAATCCTATTGTGCCTAAGGGAAATACAGATGAAGATAATGAAGTTGTAATGACCGCTGGAACTGTTCCTGAATTAGGAGAACATAACTTACCACACTGGGAACTGGCAAAAAAATATAACCTTATTGATTTTGAATTAGGTGTAAAAATTTCGGGAGCTGGTTTTCCTGTATACAATGGAAAAGGGGCTAGATTACAAAGAGCATTGATTAACTTCTTTATAGATGAAGCACAAAAAGCTGGATATGAAGAGGTCATTCCCCCTCTATTAGTTAATGAAGCCTCTGGATTTGGTACTGGTCAATTGCCAGATAAGGAGGGGCAAATGTATCATGATGCAACTGACAATCTTTTTTTGATTCCTACTGCTGAAGTTCCTATTACTAACATTTTTAGAGATGTTATTTTAGAAGCAAAGGATTTTCCTATTAAGAAAACAGGTTATACTCCTTGTTTCAGAAGAGAAGCTGGTTCTTATGGAAAAGATGTTAGAGGATTGAACCGTCTACATCAATTTGATAAAGTAGAAATTGTTCAAGTTGCTCATCCTAGTCAAAGTTATCAGTTATTGGATAATATGGTTGATCATGTTAAATCATTATTGGATCAATTAGAACTCCCATATAGAGTTTTAAGGTTATGTGGAGGAGATTTAGGTTTTACCTCTGCCCTCACCTATGATCTTGAGGTCTTCTCAGCAGCGCAAGAAAGATGGTTAGAAGTAAGTTCTGTTTCAAATTTTGAGACTTTCCAAGCGAATAGACTTAAGCTAAGATTTAGAGAAGATGGAGGAAAACCACAATTGGCACACACTTTGAATGGTAGTGCATTGGCATTACCTAGAATAGTTGCCGCTCTTTTGGAAAACAATCAAACAGCAGAAGGGATTA